A window of Kyrpidia spormannii genomic DNA:
CTGGATGTGACCGATAACGACCGAGTGTCTCGGGTGATTGAGGATGTGCGTCCGGAAGTGGTCATCCACGCCGCGGCTTACACCCGGGTGGACGAAGCCGAAAGAGATCCGGATGAAGCATTCCGGGTAAACGCCATCGGAGCGAGGAACGTGGCGGCGGCCGCAGAGGCGGTGGGGGCGAAGGTTGTGTATGTCAGTACGGATTATGTGTTCGACGGAAAGAAACCATCGTACTCAGAGTTCGACACCCCATCGCCAATTAACGTGTACGGACGTTCGAAATTGGCGGGGGAGCAGATGACCGCTTTCTTCAATCGGCGGCATTTCATTGTGCGCACCTCCTGGCTATACGGACGTAACGGGAAAAATTTCGTGAAGACAATGCTGGAATTGACCCGTCAGGGAAAACCTGTCCGGGTTGTGAACGATCAGATCGGCTCCCCAACATACACCATGGATCTGGCCCGTTTCATTGGAAGGCTGATTTCGACCAATCTGTTCGGCACCTACCACGCTTCGAACTCGGGAAGTTGTTCTTGGTATGAATTTGCCAAGGCCATTTTCAAAGAGGCCGGATTCAGTGACGTTCAGGTGGAGCCCATTTCTTCGCGGGAACTGGCGCGGGCGGCGGCAAGACCCGCTTTCTCCGTGTTGGATCATCAGGCGATTCGTCTGAACGGGCTGGAGGCTTTACGCCCCTGGCGGGAAGCGCTTCGGGACTTTGTGCGCCACGATCTAACCGAGGCACAGAAAGAAGGGTGAGAGTTGTGAACGATCATGCGCTTCCCAGATTATCCCTGAACGATATCGGGGTTGAATACCGCGAGCTTGTGACGACCCAGGAGTATGGTCCCAAACCCAGGATCGAGGGCGTGCAGATCTTGGATCTGCGGTGGTTTACGGATGACGGAGGTGCTTTTACAGAGTTGGCTCGACTTGACGAACAAGGTTGTTTGGCCGTATTGCCGGAATTTCAGGTGCGCCAAGTGAACTATTCGGTGGTGTTGCCGGGAGCGGTGAAAGCCTGGCATTTTCATTTCAATCAAGAGGATGTCTGGTTTATCCCGCCCACGGTCCGATTGTTGGTGGGGCTGCTGGATGTCCGGACATCTTCTCCAACCTATCGGAACACCATGCGTTTCGTGATGGGGGCGGGCAAAGCGCAGGTCCTTTACATCCCTCGCGGTGTTGCCCACGGTGTGGCCAACATTTGGGCTCAGGATGCGTACATGATGTACTTGGTCAACCAACAATTTGATCCTGAGCAACCCGATGAAAACCGATTGCCGTGGGATGTATTGGGTGATTCGTTTTGGCAGATCCAGAAGGGGTAAGGAGAGATACCGATGAAAGGCATTCTGTTGGCCGGTGGTTCGGGGACCCGGTTGCATCCCATGACGTCGGTTGCCAGCAAACACCTCATGCCGGTCTACGATAAGCCCATGATCTACTACCCGCTTTCGACTCTCTTATTGGCGGGGATCCGGGATATCGTACTGATTTCGACACCCAGAGATCTTCCCCTTTATCAGCGGGTTTTGGGGGACGGGTCGCGGTTGGGGATCAGACTATCATATATGGAACAGGAAAGACCTGCGGGGATTGCTCAAGCATTTCTCATTGCGGAATCGTTCATCGGGAACGATTCGGTCTGTCTGATTCTTGGAGATAACATTTTTTACGGACACGGACTTGGGGAGATGGTCCGTCGACATACCCTCCTTGAACATGGGGCCGTGATCTTCGGTTATTGGGTAAAAGATCCCGAGCGCTACGGGGTCGTGGAATTCGACGAGGATCAGCGAGTTGTCGGTTTGGAGGAAAAGCCGTCTCAGCCCAAATCGAATTACGCGGTCTCCGGCTTGTATTTTTACGATCATGAGGTGGTGCAGATCGCAAAGGCACTCAAACCGTCCGCCAGGGGTGAGCTTGAGATCACCGACGTGAATCGGGAATATTTGCGGAGAGGACAATTGCGGGTGGAGATCATGGGGCGGGGAATCGCCTGGCTCGATACGGGAACCCCGCCGAGTTTGCTCGATGCGGCGAATTTCGTGGCCACGGTGGAACGGCGCCAAGGTCTCAAAATCGCGTGTCTTGAGGAGATTGCCTATCGTGTGGGATATATTTCGCTGGATGATCTGGAAGCATTGATCCGGGATATGCCGGACACGGACTACAGAGGGTACTTGGAATACCTTTGGTATACCGAAGTAAAGAGGTTGGGTGAATCGTCCAGAAAAAATGTTAACTGGTTGAGGCGAACACGGGTGAGGTGAAGTGTTGTGGATACTAGGATTTCTGTGGTCATAAATACATTTAATGAAGAAAAAATTTAGCATTTGCTTTGCGCTCTGTAAAGAATTGGGCAGATGAAATCGTGGTTGTTGATATGTATAGTGAAGACCGAACGACCGAGATTGCCAAGCAATATGGAGCTAAAGTTTTTTATCATGACCGTATCGGCTTTGTTGAACCAGCGCGTAACTATGCTATATCCAGGACTCAAGGTGATTGGATTCTCGTTCTAGATGCTGATGAAGTCGTTCCGCTGTCTCTCAGCCAGATGTTATGTCAGATTGTGGAGGATGATAGGGCAGACGTTGTAAAGATACCTAGGCTTAACTATCTATTAGGAGCACCAATGTATTTTTGTGGCTGGGGACCGGGTCAGGATAGGCATATGCGGTTCTTTAAGCGTAATATGCTGATCATGAGTGAGGATATCCATAAGCCGCCTCAGCCCACATCAGATGCACGTGTGTATGAGATAGAATACACCGAGCCGGGTCTAGCTTTGATCCATTTCAACTATATTGATGCCACGCAATTTATTGAAAAATTGAACCGGTATACCACGATTGAAGCTGTACAGGCATATGACCGAGGCCAAAGGCCCTCAACGATAACTATAATATGGACAATGATAAAGGAGTTTCTTATTCGCTACGTTTTGTTGCAAGGTTTCCGGGACGGGTGGCGTGGTTGGTATCTATCTTTGTTTATGATGTTCTACAGAGCAGCGACTTTCACTAAGTTGACGGAGTTCCAGCGGTACGGAGGTCGAGAACGTGTAATCAGGGATTATCAGAACCTGGCTGAACAGATCGTCCGTGAACATGAACGCGAGGTGACACAAACGTGAGCTGCCCGTCGGTTTATATCGTTGTTATAAACTGGAATGGTTATGAAGACACATCGCGTTGCTTAACATCTCTTCGGGATTTAGAGTATCCAACTTACAGGATTATTGTTATTGATAATGGATCTGATGATGGTTCGGTCGAGCTCCTAAGAAAAAATTATCCGAATGTAATAATTTTGGAAGCCAAGGAGAACGTTGGATTCGCTCGTGGCAATAACATTGGGATTCGGTATGCTTTGAATCATTATGCAGCATATGTATGGTTATTAAATAATGATACTACTGTGTCTCGAACTGCTCTCTTTGAGCTTGTGCAAGTTGCAGAATCGGATGTCACCATCGGTGCTGTAGGTTCGGTAGTTTATTACATGAATTGTCCTGAGAAGATCCAGGTTTGGGGTGGTGGTTGGGTGAATACATGGATTGGAAGGGCCGGACATTTTATAACTCCCGTCCCCTCACAACGTCTAGACTATGTTGTTGGAGCGAGTATCCTTCTCCGATCAGATGCCTTACGAGATGTAGGGTATCTTGACGAAGACTACTTTATGTATTGGGAGGATACCGATATAAGTTTTCGTTTAAGAAAAGCTGGGTGGAAATTGGCAGTAGCCCCAAATTCTAAGGTTTTCCATAAAGTTTCTGGGTCGATAGGGGAAGGTAGCGAGGCATTTCATTTTTACTTCAATAGATCAGCCAAACGTTTCTTTCAAAGATACTGTGTGATGCCATGGGTTCCAATTAGCATTGGAGTAGGTGGGCGTCTGGCTAAACTTGTCGTAAAAAAGAATTGGAAGGCTGTTAGGGCTATAGTGAGGTCAATGTTTGTACCTAGTAAAATATGAAACAGGGTGGACGATTCCATTCGGACTTAAAGACCAAATCCGATGAACAGCCAAAAACGAATGGATTGATTCTCTACTTAGGGCCTGCTGAACGAATCTCCGATCGGCGCATACGGAAAGGGGGCCTGACCGGAAGAGCCATCCGAAAAAAGTGCACAAAAGAATTCGCAGTCGGCGCTCCAGATTCATCACCAGCATCTGAAGGGCGATGACCGTCTCGCTGGTGGTCTGCGGGCGTGCCCGAATCCAGCCAAGCCCATACAGACGCTTGCCTTCGCCAGGTGTAGAGATCCACATCATTCTGGACAACCACTCCGCTCATACGTCCAAGCAGATCCGAGACTATTTGGAAAGCGTGCCGGGCCGTTTTACATGTGTGTTCACCCCGAAACACGGTTCCTGGCTCAATATCATCGAATCTTGTTTCGCCAAGATGAGCCGGACTGTTCTACGGCACATCCGGGTGAACTCGAAGGAGGAACTGCGGGAACGGATCGAACGGTACTTGGACGAACTCAACGAGCACCCCGTTTCATTCCGATGGCGCTATGGGCTTCAAGTGATCAGGGAGTGACAAAGACCCTTCAAGCATGTCGAATTATGCGGTGCACAGTTTTTAGGAAACTATCTGCTATGGGTCCTGTGAACAAGTCCTTGATCCAATGAAGATCGTGCATATATAGTACATTGAATGTTAGGCGGACACTACATATGGGAGATTTTCGCCGACTCAAAGACTTTTTCATAGGACCCCTAGGGTTCATGTTCTCCCAAGCCTTATCACTGAATCTCCTGGCTTGGTTACACTGGAGGCTGCCGCAAGCGGAGCGGCCGTCGTGTCCGGGAAATACCCAACTTTGTATGACTATGTGGGCTCCAGAATCTACTATTGTGATCCAGGATCCCTATCATCCATACAAGCAACAGTACTGGACGCTTACACAAACGGTCCTCAGGAGGGTCTGAGACAGTACGTGTTGGATCATTTATCGTGGGATAGCGTTGCGGACAAACTTATACATGTGTATAAGCAACTGGTGGATTAGGCGGGGTGTGAGTAGGGGATATTTAAATCCAGGTTCAGGAGGATTAGAACGTGCGCGTTGTTGTGATTGCATTGTCCGTGGGAGGGGCCATGGGGCAGTATGTTAGTGAACTCGCGAGGGGTTTGAGTGGCAAGGTTGAACTTTACGTTTTTGCCCCTTCTCACTACGAGTATGCCGAGGGTATCGACCGGTTACATTGCTTTTACATGGGGGAAACTCGTGGTCGACGTCTGCTCCATCTGTTAAACATTTTAGAGGCTTGGTGCGTATGGAGACGTATCAAGGCATTAGAACCCGATGTAATCCATCTGTTTAATGGCGAAGGAT
This region includes:
- the rfbD gene encoding dTDP-4-dehydrorhamnose reductase — translated: MKIIVTGANGQLGCDLIRVLETEDTVVPFSHRDLDVTDNDRVSRVIEDVRPEVVIHAAAYTRVDEAERDPDEAFRVNAIGARNVAAAAEAVGAKVVYVSTDYVFDGKKPSYSEFDTPSPINVYGRSKLAGEQMTAFFNRRHFIVRTSWLYGRNGKNFVKTMLELTRQGKPVRVVNDQIGSPTYTMDLARFIGRLISTNLFGTYHASNSGSCSWYEFAKAIFKEAGFSDVQVEPISSRELARAAARPAFSVLDHQAIRLNGLEALRPWREALRDFVRHDLTEAQKEG
- a CDS encoding dTDP-4-dehydrorhamnose 3,5-epimerase family protein, whose protein sequence is MNDHALPRLSLNDIGVEYRELVTTQEYGPKPRIEGVQILDLRWFTDDGGAFTELARLDEQGCLAVLPEFQVRQVNYSVVLPGAVKAWHFHFNQEDVWFIPPTVRLLVGLLDVRTSSPTYRNTMRFVMGAGKAQVLYIPRGVAHGVANIWAQDAYMMYLVNQQFDPEQPDENRLPWDVLGDSFWQIQKG
- the rfbA gene encoding glucose-1-phosphate thymidylyltransferase RfbA, whose amino-acid sequence is MKGILLAGGSGTRLHPMTSVASKHLMPVYDKPMIYYPLSTLLLAGIRDIVLISTPRDLPLYQRVLGDGSRLGIRLSYMEQERPAGIAQAFLIAESFIGNDSVCLILGDNIFYGHGLGEMVRRHTLLEHGAVIFGYWVKDPERYGVVEFDEDQRVVGLEEKPSQPKSNYAVSGLYFYDHEVVQIAKALKPSARGELEITDVNREYLRRGQLRVEIMGRGIAWLDTGTPPSLLDAANFVATVERRQGLKIACLEEIAYRVGYISLDDLEALIRDMPDTDYRGYLEYLWYTEVKRLGESSRKNVNWLRRTRVR
- a CDS encoding glycosyltransferase family 2 protein, which codes for MSCPSVYIVVINWNGYEDTSRCLTSLRDLEYPTYRIIVIDNGSDDGSVELLRKNYPNVIILEAKENVGFARGNNIGIRYALNHYAAYVWLLNNDTTVSRTALFELVQVAESDVTIGAVGSVVYYMNCPEKIQVWGGGWVNTWIGRAGHFITPVPSQRLDYVVGASILLRSDALRDVGYLDEDYFMYWEDTDISFRLRKAGWKLAVAPNSKVFHKVSGSIGEGSEAFHFYFNRSAKRFFQRYCVMPWVPISIGVGGRLAKLVVKKNWKAVRAIVRSMFVPSKI